A genomic window from Caballeronia sp. SBC1 includes:
- a CDS encoding sulfonate ABC transporter substrate-binding protein: MKKLGLSLSLSGLLFAAFALLPLSASAQDPASAPAKQLRIGFQKAGLLAVLKAQGSLEQKLKPLGYTVSWYEFPAGPQLLEALNTNNIDFGYTGAPPPIFAQAAGVNFVYVGAEPGGETNEALFVKADSPIHSPAELKGRRIALQKGSSSNFLLLAVLQKAGLKLDDIHPVYLAPADARAAFENGDVDAWIVWDPYYAAAQKSLSVRTLANYAGLPKPFNFYEATRSFATQNPQAVRAVIDQLRATGAWVTQHPADTAALLAPKVGLDAGLVETWVRRVPYGATPIDGKIVATQQSVADTFYRAKLIPKAVTVKDNVWRDQDALTAR, from the coding sequence ATGAAAAAACTGGGCTTGTCGTTGTCGTTATCAGGGTTGTTGTTTGCTGCTTTCGCGTTGTTGCCGCTGTCTGCGTCGGCACAAGATCCGGCGAGTGCGCCGGCGAAGCAGTTGCGGATCGGTTTTCAGAAGGCCGGCCTGCTTGCCGTGCTCAAGGCACAGGGTTCGCTCGAACAAAAGCTCAAGCCGCTTGGCTACACCGTCAGTTGGTATGAGTTTCCCGCCGGGCCGCAATTGCTTGAGGCGCTCAATACGAACAACATCGATTTCGGCTATACGGGCGCACCGCCCCCTATTTTTGCGCAGGCTGCGGGCGTGAATTTCGTTTATGTCGGCGCTGAGCCGGGTGGAGAAACCAATGAAGCGCTGTTTGTCAAAGCCGATTCCCCTATTCATTCGCCGGCCGAGCTAAAAGGCCGGCGTATCGCATTGCAAAAGGGATCAAGTTCTAACTTCCTGCTGCTTGCGGTCTTGCAGAAGGCAGGCTTGAAACTCGACGATATCCATCCGGTTTATCTCGCGCCCGCGGACGCCCGCGCGGCCTTCGAAAACGGCGATGTCGATGCATGGATTGTCTGGGACCCATATTACGCGGCCGCGCAGAAATCGTTGAGCGTGCGCACGCTCGCGAACTACGCCGGGTTGCCGAAGCCGTTCAATTTCTACGAGGCCACGCGCAGTTTCGCCACCCAAAATCCACAGGCGGTGCGTGCAGTGATCGATCAGCTGCGGGCAACCGGCGCATGGGTCACGCAGCATCCCGCAGACACGGCGGCGTTGCTCGCGCCGAAAGTCGGGCTTGATGCGGGGCTTGTGGAAACATGGGTACGACGGGTGCCGTATGGCGCTACACCGATCGACGGAAAAATTGTCGCGACCCAGCAAAGCGTTGCCGATACGTTCTATCGCGCGAAGCTGATTCCGAAGGCGGTGACGGTGAAGGATAATGTGTGGCGGGACCAGGACGCGCTGACAGCGCGGTAG